TATTCTTAATCCCAAAGGTCACAATGCTTGGCACAAAGTCCTCTAGCCCAGAAAAGACTGTCACATCGGCATATTTGCCCAATTCATCCACAAGAATCTGCTTCATAGCTGCCAGCCGCTTCTGGCTATCTACCGCCTTGTCCAAGGTCAAGCGGAGCGCCTTAGCAGTCGCGGCGATACCAGCCACATTTTCCGTTGTTGAGCGTTTGTCGCTTTCCTGCCCTCCTCCTGTCAATAGCGGAGCGATTTTCTTGCCAGCTTTGACATAGACGAAACCGACTCCTCTGACAGAGTGGAATTTGTGACCTGAAAAACTAGCAAAATCAACTCGGTCTGTCAGATACCCTTCCGTTGGCACCTTGCCGATAGCCTGCACAGCATCCACATGGAAGGAAATGGTTGGCTTATCAGCTAACAGTTGAGATATTTCCTGAATGGGCTGAATGGAACCAATTTCATTGTTGACGGCCATGATAGAAACCAGTGTGGTATCTGGACGAATCAAGCTTTCTAAGGCTGAAACATCCACAAAACCTTGGGCATTGACCGGAGCCAAATCAACCTCAAAACCTTGCGTTTTGAGCCAAAGTGCTGATTCTTTTACCGCTGGATGCTCAATTGCTGACACGATGATGTGCTTGCCCAGATGTGCCTTTTCAAATGCCACTCCCTTGATGACCCAGTTGTCACCTTCCGTACCACCTGAGGTAAAAAAGATTTCCTTGCTATCCTTGCCAAGCAATTCTGCGATTTGCTTGCGAGATGCTTCCAAAATACGGGTTGCCTGACTGCCGAGACTATGGAGGCTAGAGGGATTTCCCCAGATTTTTGTCGCCACTTCCGTATAGGTCTTGAGAACTTCTGGATAGACCTGAGTCGTGGCTGCATTGTCAAAATAAATCATTTTTTCATTCCTTTGCTTGCAATAGTCCTATTTTATCATGTTTTCATGCCTTTCGGCAATCTTTAAGATAGTTTTAAACTTCCTATCTTAAACTAAAGGTGGAGGTACATCATGAATACACGTAAGAATACAAATAAAAAAACGGCTGGTTTAACTAATTTTCAAAAATATTTAACCTTTATCGGATCTATTTTAGGGATTATCACTGCCTGCATCACTATCTACACCTTTACAGCAAAACCTGCAACATCCTCAACATCTCCAAGTACTACCATTTCATCATCCAGTGCCACTAGCCCCAGCCAATCATCAAACGGCAATCCGTTAACAGAAGAACAAGATTCAACAAGTTCAAGCTCCGAAACAACATCCTCAACCCAAACCGAGACCAGCTCTTCAGTAGAGTCTACTGCCTCTTCCTCGTCTACAGAAACGTCTGCTACCCAAGCTTCGGAGACAATGACAGAAACCAGCACTAATACAGAGGTAACTAGTGGAGCATCCGAAACGACTTCTAATCAATAGCACATAAATATTTGTTTTGCTTTCTTGGATTTGATATACTAATTTCAGGAGGGTACAATATGAAATACGTCATTCTAAAAACGCCGATTTTCGTTTGGCTACTGATTTTTGCGCTTATACAAATCTTCGCCTTATCGTCATTTTTACCAGAACCATTTGATACTCGTTCATTGCTCCCCATGGGAATATTAATCGGCTGTTCAATCAAGGTTTCCAGTGAAGTTAAAGACCAGGATGGCCAGTATGCTCCATTTAAGTACTTATGGTGGGTCATACTAGGATGGACTGTAATCGGTATTCTATTTGGTATCACTATAAAAGCACCACTAGAATTGCACATTGCCCTAATTGTACATGCAATCGCAGGAGGAATAGGCTACCGCCTTATTGAACGTTATGCAGTTTATCGCTATCATTATTTACAGACTAAAAAGAAAGGCTAACCCTTTCTTTTTTGCTTGCTATAATCTATTTCTCAATTCATCAATATCTGCTTGACTAGTTGACCAGCTGGTCGCAAAGCGGATGATACTGTGGCTATCGTCGTATTTTTCCCAGAAGCCATAGGCAATTCCAGCTTCTGTCAATCTATCCAATTCTTCATTCTTAACAATAACGAATTGCTGATTGGTCGGGGATTTGAGATAGAATTGAAAACCTTTCTCTTCCAAAATCTGGATCAGTTGCTCTGCCATTTCGATAGCATGACACCCCAATTCAAGATACAAGTCATCAGTAAATAAGCAATCAAACTGGACACCCGTCACTCGTCCTTTCGCCAACAAGGCACCATGGTGTTTGACGATCGATACGAAATTCTTAGGCTGATTATTCTTGGTGAAGACCAGAGCTTCTCCCAACAAAGCACCAAGTTTTGTCCCTCCGATATAAAAAACATCGGTCAGCTCTGCAATTGTTGGCAAATCAAGATCCGTATCGCGAGCTGCAAGACCGTAACCCAAACGAGCTCCATCTAAAAAAATCGGAATATTATGGGTGCGGCAAACTTGGGATAATTCTTCCAACTCTGACTTGCTATAAAGTGTACCATACTCTGTTGGATGGGAAATATAGACCATACCAGGATGAACCATATGGGCATGATTAGCATCTGCGTAGAAATCGGAAATATAGTTCTCAACTTCACTTGCGACAAGTTTACCATCCGTATGCGGTAAAGCCAACACTTTATGGCCTGTGAATTCAATTGCCCCCGCTTCATGAACTGCAATATGACCAGTATCCGCTACAATGACTCCTTCATAGGAAGCTAACATAGACGAAATGACAATTTGATTGGTCTGAGTGCCATCTGCTAAAAACGTAACTTGTGCATGAGGGCAGGCAGTTGCCACTTTAATTTTTTCGATAGCAGATTCAGTATATTTATCAGTGCCATATCCAGATAAACCTTCTTGGTTGCTTGCAACTAAGGCTTCTAGCAAGGCAGGATAGGCACCTTTGTTATAGTCATTTTCAAAATGTAACATATCATAGCCTCCTT
This region of Streptococcus suis genomic DNA includes:
- a CDS encoding cysteine desulfurase family protein, with translation MIYFDNAATTQVYPEVLKTYTEVATKIWGNPSSLHSLGSQATRILEASRKQIAELLGKDSKEIFFTSGGTEGDNWVIKGVAFEKAHLGKHIIVSAIEHPAVKESALWLKTQGFEVDLAPVNAQGFVDVSALESLIRPDTTLVSIMAVNNEIGSIQPIQEISQLLADKPTISFHVDAVQAIGKVPTEGYLTDRVDFASFSGHKFHSVRGVGFVYVKAGKKIAPLLTGGGQESDKRSTTENVAGIAATAKALRLTLDKAVDSQKRLAAMKQILVDELGKYADVTVFSGLEDFVPSIVTFGIKNIRGEVIVHAFEDHQIYISTTSACSSKAGKPAGTLIAMGVPQKLAQTAVRISLDDDNDMGQIEQFLTIFKQIYQNTQKVR
- a CDS encoding DUF6556 family protein, which encodes MNTRKNTNKKTAGLTNFQKYLTFIGSILGIITACITIYTFTAKPATSSTSPSTTISSSSATSPSQSSNGNPLTEEQDSTSSSSETTSSTQTETSSSVESTASSSSTETSATQASETMTETSTNTEVTSGASETTSNQ
- a CDS encoding threonine aldolase family protein yields the protein MLHFENDYNKGAYPALLEALVASNQEGLSGYGTDKYTESAIEKIKVATACPHAQVTFLADGTQTNQIVISSMLASYEGVIVADTGHIAVHEAGAIEFTGHKVLALPHTDGKLVASEVENYISDFYADANHAHMVHPGMVYISHPTEYGTLYSKSELEELSQVCRTHNIPIFLDGARLGYGLAARDTDLDLPTIAELTDVFYIGGTKLGALLGEALVFTKNNQPKNFVSIVKHHGALLAKGRVTGVQFDCLFTDDLYLELGCHAIEMAEQLIQILEEKGFQFYLKSPTNQQFVIVKNEELDRLTEAGIAYGFWEKYDDSHSIIRFATSWSTSQADIDELRNRL